The Arcanobacterium pinnipediorum genome includes a region encoding these proteins:
- a CDS encoding DNA polymerase III subunit delta', whose protein sequence is MSIFDDLVGQEAAVYELQRAADAARAVNQRSAIDVTGQSSSSDVAAQAMSQAWLFTGPPGSGRSLAALSLAGALLCTGPTPGCGVCPQCIAVMERNHRDVTLVTTDHVTISAEQVRQYVASSYVAPTSGAWRIIIIEDADRMLTRTTNVLLKAIEEPGARTVWMLCTAAVADVLPTIRSRCRNINLVTPQAQQVADLLVKRDGVEPRAALVAARAAQSHIGLARALATDPHAASIRSKTLNVLAKLKGVGDAALGAHLLADTIAMRGDGVTRKEALDEDTQAIQAQRMAAFGLDENAKVPAAVRSQVKESAEAARRRQTRQERDVLDREMVYMLSFYRDVLVRQMGGRVELINVDYEQAIDRIAAGSTTHDTLEKLDRISQGRERLRANVPAQLVMESVLVQLR, encoded by the coding sequence ATGAGCATCTTTGACGATCTGGTCGGGCAAGAAGCTGCTGTTTATGAATTACAACGAGCAGCTGATGCCGCGCGTGCAGTCAATCAGCGTTCAGCTATAGATGTGACGGGTCAAAGTTCCAGCTCTGATGTTGCTGCCCAGGCAATGAGCCAAGCGTGGTTATTTACCGGACCTCCCGGATCGGGGCGGTCCCTAGCGGCGCTAAGCTTAGCTGGCGCATTGCTGTGTACCGGACCAACTCCCGGATGTGGAGTGTGCCCGCAGTGTATTGCAGTGATGGAACGAAATCATCGCGATGTCACCCTTGTTACTACTGACCACGTTACGATTAGCGCAGAACAAGTACGCCAGTATGTTGCCAGTTCCTATGTTGCTCCTACGAGCGGGGCATGGCGAATCATTATTATTGAAGATGCCGATCGGATGCTGACCCGCACCACTAATGTGTTATTGAAAGCCATTGAAGAACCAGGTGCACGAACTGTGTGGATGTTGTGCACGGCAGCGGTAGCTGATGTGCTTCCCACGATTCGCTCCCGATGCCGCAATATTAACTTGGTGACTCCGCAAGCCCAACAAGTTGCGGATTTGCTTGTCAAGCGTGATGGGGTAGAACCGCGAGCAGCTCTCGTTGCTGCACGGGCAGCGCAGTCGCATATTGGTTTGGCGCGAGCGCTTGCAACCGATCCACATGCTGCCTCAATTCGCAGTAAAACCCTGAACGTATTAGCCAAGCTCAAAGGCGTAGGAGATGCGGCACTCGGTGCCCATTTATTGGCAGATACGATCGCCATGCGTGGAGATGGAGTGACGAGGAAAGAAGCACTCGACGAAGATACGCAAGCGATTCAAGCACAACGAATGGCTGCTTTTGGTTTAGATGAAAACGCAAAAGTTCCAGCTGCTGTTCGCAGTCAAGTTAAAGAAAGTGCAGAAGCAGCACGCCGTCGTCAAACCCGGCAAGAACGAGACGTACTTGATCGGGAAATGGTCTACATGTTGTCTTTCTACCGCGATGTTTTGGTCCGGCAGATGGGTGGGCGCGTGGAGTTGATTAATGTTGATTATGAGCAAGCGATCGATCGGATCGCTGCTGGGTCCACAACGCATGATACATTGGAGAAATTGGATCGTATTAGTCAAGGACGTGAGCGGTTACGTGCAAATGTGCCTGCACAACTCGTTATGGAAAGTGTTTTAGTTCAACTCCGATAA
- the tmk gene encoding dTMP kinase, with the protein MSGLFISFEGGDGSGKSTQVKRLAAWLTNQGYSVVVTREPGGTELGEHIRHLLLHGGDVSPRAEALLYAADRAHHMETKILPALKRGEIVITDRFLDSSVAYQGAARLLGKQEVRDLSLWAVNHLMPAVTFLLDVPVEIGRERVGAEKDRLEAAGMEFHQRVREEFCQLAKDDPRRWHTIDATADIAHIEQEIRTVVADLLKNVEAGTLTRSMVDVAGSLGL; encoded by the coding sequence ATGTCAGGTTTGTTTATTTCGTTTGAAGGTGGCGATGGGTCCGGGAAATCGACTCAGGTCAAACGGCTGGCGGCATGGCTGACCAACCAAGGATATAGCGTTGTGGTCACCCGTGAGCCTGGCGGTACTGAATTAGGTGAACATATTCGCCACCTTCTCCTCCATGGCGGTGACGTGAGCCCACGCGCAGAAGCCTTGTTGTATGCCGCTGATCGTGCCCATCATATGGAAACTAAAATCCTGCCGGCACTTAAGCGCGGCGAGATAGTCATCACCGATCGGTTCTTGGATTCTTCTGTTGCCTATCAGGGTGCTGCGCGCTTGTTGGGTAAGCAAGAAGTTCGAGACTTGTCGCTGTGGGCAGTTAACCACTTGATGCCTGCAGTAACTTTTCTCCTTGATGTTCCAGTAGAAATCGGGCGGGAGCGGGTTGGTGCTGAAAAAGATCGGCTCGAGGCTGCCGGGATGGAATTCCATCAACGAGTACGCGAAGAATTTTGTCAGTTAGCCAAAGACGATCCCCGGCGCTGGCATACGATCGATGCAACCGCAGATATTGCACATATCGAGCAGGAAATCCGAACAGTTGTTGCCGATTTGCTTAAAAATGTGGAGGCTGGAACACTCACTCGCTCAATGGTTGATGTAGCCGGTAGTCTTGGACTATGA
- the topA gene encoding type I DNA topoisomerase: MTKLVIVESPAKARTVANFLGDEYDVTASIGHIRDLPKPSDLPADMKKGPFGKFAVDVEHNFEPYYVVNADKKKKVSELKAALKKADELWLATDEDREGEAIAWHLLEVLQPKIPVKRMVFHEITKEAIQRALDATRDLDTKLVDAQETRRILDRLVGYEVSPLLWRKVAPSLSAGRVQSVTTRLVVERERERMAFVPAGYWDVSVDLTKNAETFTAKLLEIDGARIAVGKDFDDDGQLTAKSAKEGVRVLTEADAHAVSAALNSGQSTVASVETKPYRRRPAAPFTTSTLQQEASRKLHMNSRDTMRVAQSLYENGFITYMRTDSVNLSSQAIAAARSQIKDMYGVQSLPDKPRIYATKSKGAQEAHEAIRPAGDSFRTPAQVSTQLRGREFDLYELIWKRTVASQMADATGSTASVRLVADLGIAGGMQARLGASGTIITFPGFMAAYEEGKDKKRYEEQAESRLPELVAGEKIAHVQSQAGGHETAPPPRYTEASLVKTMEEKGIGRPSTYAATISTITDRGYVDRKGQALVPTWLAFAVIRLLEENLPDLVDYDFTADMEEDLDRIAAGEENPVQYLGGFYRGDGDKKGLRDQVDGLGDIDARAVNTIDIGDNIAVRVGRYGPYLEQTNADGTAGKRASVPPEVAPDELTIAKAHELLDAAMEEDRVLGQNEKGWDVVVKDGRFGPYVSEVVPDDAVQLTPTGKVSKVKPKPATASLFKSMNPDTVTIEQAVQLLSLPRELGEIDAELVTVHNGRFGPYMRKGSDSRSLESEEQIFTITLEEAKEIFAQPKQRGKRQAQPPLAELGKDPVSGGTILLKDGRFGLYVTDGETNASLPRSEDPNQITAERAQDLLVQRRLKIAEQGGPKKRNATKRTVKGAGKKKATAKKSTSAKKPATKKADSDKKA, from the coding sequence GCTGTTGATGTGGAGCACAACTTTGAGCCCTACTACGTCGTTAATGCGGATAAGAAGAAGAAAGTCAGTGAACTTAAGGCTGCGTTGAAGAAAGCAGACGAGCTGTGGTTGGCAACAGATGAGGATCGCGAGGGGGAGGCCATCGCGTGGCATCTGCTCGAAGTTTTACAACCAAAGATCCCAGTTAAGCGTATGGTGTTCCATGAAATCACCAAGGAAGCGATCCAGCGCGCGTTGGATGCCACCCGCGATCTGGATACCAAACTAGTTGACGCTCAAGAAACTCGTCGTATTCTTGATCGCCTTGTTGGCTATGAGGTTTCGCCGCTGCTGTGGCGCAAAGTTGCCCCGAGCTTGTCAGCTGGCCGAGTTCAGTCAGTTACCACCCGCCTAGTTGTTGAACGCGAACGCGAACGCATGGCCTTTGTGCCTGCCGGATACTGGGATGTTAGCGTCGATTTAACAAAAAATGCTGAGACCTTCACCGCGAAATTGCTCGAGATTGATGGGGCGCGTATCGCGGTTGGAAAAGATTTTGACGACGATGGTCAGCTCACTGCTAAGTCAGCCAAAGAAGGGGTTAGAGTTCTCACCGAGGCTGATGCTCACGCAGTTTCAGCCGCGCTTAATTCTGGACAATCCACCGTTGCAAGTGTGGAGACTAAACCGTATCGACGTCGTCCAGCTGCGCCGTTTACTACTTCGACTTTGCAGCAAGAAGCCTCGCGTAAACTGCACATGAATTCGCGAGACACGATGCGAGTAGCGCAGTCGCTATACGAAAACGGTTTTATCACCTATATGCGTACCGATTCAGTTAATCTTTCCAGCCAAGCTATTGCTGCTGCGCGTTCGCAAATTAAAGACATGTACGGCGTACAGTCGTTGCCAGACAAGCCACGAATTTACGCTACGAAATCTAAGGGTGCACAAGAAGCCCATGAGGCTATTCGGCCTGCCGGTGATTCTTTCCGTACTCCAGCTCAAGTCTCAACCCAGTTGCGTGGGCGCGAGTTTGACTTATATGAGTTGATTTGGAAACGCACGGTTGCCTCACAGATGGCAGATGCTACCGGGTCTACTGCGTCGGTACGTCTGGTGGCAGACTTAGGTATCGCTGGAGGTATGCAGGCGCGGTTGGGTGCTTCGGGAACGATTATTACCTTTCCAGGCTTTATGGCTGCTTATGAAGAAGGTAAAGATAAGAAGCGTTACGAAGAACAAGCTGAATCGCGATTGCCCGAACTCGTTGCGGGTGAGAAGATCGCACACGTTCAATCTCAGGCAGGTGGGCATGAGACTGCGCCGCCGCCACGCTACACTGAAGCCTCGTTGGTTAAGACGATGGAAGAAAAGGGTATTGGGCGGCCATCTACCTACGCCGCAACGATCTCAACCATCACTGATCGTGGATATGTTGATCGCAAAGGTCAAGCACTTGTGCCAACCTGGCTCGCCTTCGCTGTGATCCGTTTGCTTGAGGAGAATCTGCCCGATCTTGTCGATTACGATTTCACGGCAGATATGGAAGAAGATCTCGATAGGATCGCTGCCGGTGAAGAAAATCCAGTTCAATATTTGGGTGGTTTTTACCGTGGTGACGGCGATAAGAAGGGGCTACGAGACCAAGTCGATGGGCTAGGCGATATTGATGCGCGGGCAGTTAATACCATTGATATTGGTGATAATATTGCGGTTCGAGTTGGCCGCTACGGACCATATTTGGAGCAAACAAACGCCGATGGTACCGCAGGCAAACGTGCCTCTGTTCCACCTGAGGTTGCCCCCGATGAACTCACGATAGCCAAAGCCCATGAACTCCTAGATGCTGCCATGGAAGAAGATCGCGTATTGGGGCAAAACGAGAAGGGATGGGACGTCGTCGTCAAAGATGGTCGATTCGGTCCTTACGTTTCCGAAGTCGTCCCAGACGATGCGGTTCAACTAACCCCAACGGGCAAAGTTTCGAAGGTTAAACCAAAGCCCGCAACTGCTTCGCTATTTAAGTCGATGAATCCAGATACGGTGACGATCGAGCAGGCAGTGCAGTTATTGTCGCTGCCGCGCGAACTTGGCGAAATTGATGCGGAACTTGTAACGGTTCACAACGGACGATTTGGTCCCTACATGCGTAAAGGTTCAGATTCGCGATCCCTCGAATCCGAAGAACAAATCTTCACAATTACGTTGGAGGAAGCGAAAGAAATTTTTGCTCAACCTAAGCAGCGTGGCAAACGTCAAGCCCAGCCACCGTTGGCGGAACTTGGAAAAGATCCGGTTTCGGGCGGCACGATTCTACTAAAAGATGGCCGTTTCGGATTGTACGTCACTGATGGTGAAACCAATGCATCATTGCCGCGATCTGAGGATCCAAATCAGATTACTGCCGAGCGCGCCCAAGATCTGTTGGTACAACGTCGGTTGAAGATTGCTGAGCAAGGCGGGCCAAAGAAACGCAACGCGACCAAGCGTACCGTGAAGGGTGCCGGCAAGAAGAAAGCGACTGCGAAGAAGTCGACGTCGGCGAAGAAGCCTGCTACGAAAAAGGCAGATTCTGACAAGAAGGCGTAG